A genomic segment from Truepera sp. encodes:
- the trpS gene encoding tryptophan--tRNA ligase, producing MSPATTVAKARVFSGVQPTGTLHLGTYVGALQQWVAQQHERDGIFCVVDLHALTVPEEVEPARLKEQVRSVAALYFAVGIEPENNLVFVQSAVREHTELTWLLNCVTPLGWLYRMTQFKSKSEGRDSVGTGLLDYPVLMAADILLYDTAFVPVGEDQVQHIELTRDLAQRFNNLFGEVFKVPKAQIPEVGARIMGLDEPTVKMSKSIAVHRPGHAINLLDDPAAIKKAVMSAVTDSGRELRFEHASPGVRNLLSIYQVLTRKAPAEIEAEFDGAGYGHLKKAVVEVVVETLRPIQARYHEYMDDRAQLEALLATGADRAREIAGATMQRVRAAMGVG from the coding sequence ATGAGTCCAGCAACCACCGTGGCCAAGGCGCGCGTCTTCTCGGGCGTGCAACCCACCGGAACCCTCCACCTGGGCACGTACGTTGGCGCCCTGCAGCAGTGGGTGGCGCAGCAGCACGAGCGCGACGGCATCTTCTGCGTGGTAGACCTGCACGCCTTGACCGTGCCCGAAGAGGTGGAGCCCGCCCGCCTCAAGGAGCAGGTGCGCAGCGTGGCGGCGCTTTACTTCGCGGTCGGGATCGAGCCCGAGAACAACCTGGTGTTCGTGCAGTCGGCGGTGCGCGAGCACACCGAGTTGACCTGGCTCCTCAACTGCGTGACGCCGCTCGGGTGGCTCTACCGCATGACGCAGTTCAAGTCGAAGTCGGAGGGCCGCGACAGCGTCGGCACCGGCCTACTCGACTACCCCGTGCTCATGGCGGCCGACATCTTGCTTTACGACACGGCCTTCGTGCCGGTGGGTGAGGACCAGGTGCAGCACATCGAGCTCACGCGTGACTTGGCGCAGCGCTTCAACAACCTCTTCGGCGAGGTCTTCAAGGTCCCCAAGGCGCAGATCCCCGAGGTGGGCGCGCGCATCATGGGGCTCGACGAGCCGACCGTGAAGATGTCCAAGAGCATCGCCGTGCATAGGCCCGGCCACGCCATCAACCTCCTGGACGACCCGGCAGCCATCAAGAAGGCCGTCATGAGCGCCGTCACCGATTCGGGGCGCGAGTTGCGCTTCGAGCACGCCTCCCCGGGCGTCCGGAACCTCCTCTCGATCTACCAGGTGCTCACGCGCAAGGCGCCGGCCGAGATCGAGGCCGAGTTCGACGGCGCCGGCTACGGCCACCTCAAGAAGGCGGTGGTGGAGGTGGTGGTCGAGACGCTCCGGCCCATCCAGGCCCGCTACCACGAGTACATGGACGACCGGGCCCAGCTGGAGGCACTCCTCGCGACGGGCGCCGACCGCGCCCGCGAGATCGCAGGCGCCACCATGCAGCGCGTACGCGCCGCCATGGGGGTCGGCTGA
- a CDS encoding alpha-amylase family glycosyl hydrolase, producing MTRAARPGLKLGGALLTMALLTLVLPGQPALARDAASALPPGTPHWSEVVWYEVFVRSFQDSDGDGIGDLRGLIERLPYLSGLGVGGLWLMPIYPSPSYHGYDVTDYTGVNPEYGDEADLVELVERAHELGIRVILDFVPNHTSSAHPWFRAALAGDETFRAYYRFERDPPPMRGTRGGNAWHLAPDGTSYLGLFSERMPDLNLANPAVTAELQAAALHWLELGVDGFRIDAIQHLIEGPDGQISNTPETYEWVRAFEAYVHEVAPHAFLVGETWTEMPAIVRYHTAGNLDMSFDYPLWKVLLSALQSRSAADLADTLAQERKLYPEGAVRGTFLDNHDQTRLATRLSIPRRDEARLKLAAGLLLTLPGTPFVYYGDEIGMPDGPGVFDVEKRTPMRWEAVDADGLFGFSTAQPWTDPGRGIPGVSVAEQDADPASLLNHYRHLAALRNSHEALRSGDWSVVPTGSSRAVLALVRTAPGGERLLVLANLSARAAEWEPGDLRMASYPDLVTGAPLRVLEGGNLELPALGLSVIPLR from the coding sequence GTGACCCGAGCCGCACGCCCAGGACTCAAACTGGGGGGCGCGCTGTTGACGATGGCACTGCTCACACTCGTTCTCCCCGGCCAGCCCGCGCTCGCCCGGGACGCGGCCAGCGCGTTGCCGCCCGGCACGCCGCACTGGAGCGAGGTCGTCTGGTACGAGGTTTTCGTGCGCTCGTTCCAGGACTCGGACGGCGACGGCATCGGCGACTTGCGGGGCCTCATCGAACGCCTGCCGTACCTTTCCGGCCTAGGCGTCGGCGGCCTGTGGCTCATGCCCATCTACCCGAGCCCCAGCTACCACGGCTACGACGTCACCGACTACACGGGAGTCAACCCGGAATACGGCGACGAGGCCGACCTGGTGGAACTCGTCGAGCGTGCCCACGAGCTTGGCATCCGCGTGATCCTGGACTTCGTTCCGAACCACACCTCCAGCGCCCACCCGTGGTTCCGCGCCGCGCTGGCCGGTGACGAGACTTTCCGCGCTTACTACCGCTTCGAGCGGGACCCCCCGCCGATGCGCGGCACGAGGGGGGGCAACGCCTGGCACCTCGCTCCGGACGGCACCAGCTACCTGGGGCTGTTCTCGGAGCGCATGCCCGACCTGAACCTCGCCAACCCCGCCGTCACCGCCGAGCTGCAGGCTGCCGCGCTCCACTGGCTGGAGCTGGGGGTGGACGGTTTTCGGATCGACGCCATCCAGCACCTCATCGAGGGCCCGGACGGGCAGATCTCGAACACTCCAGAGACCTACGAGTGGGTGCGCGCCTTCGAGGCGTACGTGCATGAGGTCGCGCCGCATGCGTTCCTCGTGGGTGAGACGTGGACGGAGATGCCAGCCATCGTCCGCTATCACACGGCCGGCAACCTCGACATGTCGTTCGACTACCCCCTCTGGAAGGTCCTGCTCTCCGCCCTGCAATCGCGCAGCGCGGCGGACCTGGCCGACACCCTGGCGCAGGAGAGGAAGCTGTATCCGGAGGGAGCGGTCCGGGGCACGTTCCTCGACAATCACGACCAGACGCGGCTGGCGACCAGGCTCTCGATCCCCCGCCGCGACGAGGCCAGGTTGAAGCTGGCCGCGGGACTCTTGCTCACGCTGCCGGGCACGCCGTTCGTCTATTACGGTGACGAGATCGGCATGCCCGACGGCCCCGGCGTGTTCGACGTGGAGAAGCGGACGCCCATGCGCTGGGAGGCGGTGGACGCGGACGGCCTGTTCGGGTTCAGCACGGCGCAGCCGTGGACCGACCCTGGCCGCGGCATCCCGGGCGTGAGCGTGGCCGAACAGGACGCCGACCCGGCCTCGCTCCTCAACCACTACCGCCACCTGGCCGCGCTGCGGAACTCGCACGAGGCCCTGCGTTCTGGCGACTGGAGCGTGGTGCCTACCGGCTCCTCGAGGGCCGTGCTGGCGCTGGTGCGCACCGCGCCCGGCGGCGAGCGACTGCTGGTGCTCGCCAACTTGTCGGCGCGGGCGGCGGAGTGGGAGCCGGGCGACCTGCGCATGGCAAGCTACCCGGACCTCGTTACGGGCGCCCCGCTGCGCGTCCTCGAGGGCGGCAACCTCGAGCTTCCGGCCCTCGGCCTGAGCGTGATCCCGCTGCGCTGA
- a CDS encoding M23 family metallopeptidase, with product MPRARRNALVALAVLGLALVTLTVAAALRDTTPPQLYSEPPTRLAVGAPLGLFVSADEPVTYVLDYGGETTTLVDQDATFDVPAVPGVQLAHLSAKDAAGNETVLEASIVGVPAFEPALAAPGQVRAGDPLGVTITGLPGPGADPVLSAAVTSVTLTADGAVVPLREVAGPAYRGMLATPMTVDPQALTLALHVTDEFGRAYDVSTTTLLEALPVEVEQLRLSASTLAVITPEGRELEAETAAAAWAGARPGPLWTKPFIMPIDGVSTSGFGDARRYVQDGPVSFHYGLDLATAQGTPIHATNDGVVVVAGRYPIKGGWVAIDHGAGLMSYYFHMSEVKAEVGQEVKQGDVIGLVGTTGLSTGPHLHWEMRVRQAASNPLAWVGKTFP from the coding sequence ATGCCGCGGGCACGCCGGAACGCCTTGGTGGCCCTCGCGGTACTCGGCCTCGCCCTCGTCACGCTCACGGTGGCGGCGGCGCTGCGCGACACCACGCCGCCACAGCTGTATTCCGAGCCCCCGACCCGGTTGGCGGTCGGCGCCCCGCTCGGCCTCTTCGTCAGCGCTGACGAACCCGTAACGTACGTTCTCGATTACGGCGGCGAGACGACCACGCTGGTCGACCAGGACGCGACTTTCGACGTTCCCGCCGTTCCGGGCGTGCAGCTGGCGCACCTAAGCGCCAAGGACGCGGCCGGAAACGAGACCGTGCTGGAGGCGTCCATAGTAGGGGTGCCGGCCTTCGAGCCGGCACTAGCGGCGCCGGGCCAGGTCAGGGCCGGCGACCCGCTCGGAGTGACCATCACCGGACTCCCCGGCCCCGGCGCCGATCCGGTGCTGAGCGCGGCCGTCACGTCCGTGACGCTGACGGCGGACGGCGCGGTCGTGCCGCTGCGCGAGGTGGCGGGCCCGGCCTACCGCGGCATGCTCGCGACCCCCATGACCGTGGACCCGCAGGCCCTGACCCTGGCGCTGCACGTGACCGACGAGTTCGGTCGCGCCTATGACGTGAGCACCACCACCCTCCTGGAAGCGCTGCCGGTCGAGGTGGAGCAGTTGAGGCTCTCGGCGTCCACCCTCGCCGTGATCACTCCCGAGGGCCGCGAGTTGGAGGCCGAGACCGCCGCCGCCGCGTGGGCCGGTGCGCGGCCGGGCCCGCTATGGACCAAGCCGTTCATCATGCCCATAGACGGCGTGTCGACGAGCGGCTTCGGCGACGCGCGGCGGTACGTTCAGGACGGTCCCGTGTCGTTTCACTACGGACTGGACCTGGCCACCGCCCAGGGCACGCCCATCCACGCCACCAACGACGGCGTCGTGGTCGTTGCCGGCCGCTACCCCATCAAGGGCGGCTGGGTCGCCATCGACCACGGTGCCGGCCTGATGAGTTACTACTTCCACATGTCCGAGGTGAAGGCGGAAGTCGGGCAGGAAGTGAAGCAGGGCGACGTCATCGGCCTCGTGGGCACCACGGGCCTCTCGACCGGACCCCACCTGCACTGGGAGATGCGCGTGAGGCAGGCGGCAAGCAACCCGCTCGCCTGGGTGGGCAAGACGTTCCCGTGA
- the hpt gene encoding hypoxanthine phosphoribosyltransferase has translation MTSGIFHPGTGAVQISAGAIAARVAEMGQQIAADHEGADLHLICVLNGAFIFMADLVRAIDRPLTLDFLSVSSYGSRTESSGEVRLVKDLEQSLKGRSVVLVEDIVDTGLTMQYLLSYLHGRAPRSVKVATLLSKPSRRKVEVPIDYVGFTIDDAFVYGFGLDVDHRLRNLPFVTSQGT, from the coding sequence GTGACGAGCGGCATCTTCCACCCGGGCACGGGCGCGGTGCAGATAAGTGCAGGCGCGATAGCCGCACGCGTGGCTGAGATGGGCCAACAGATCGCCGCCGACCACGAAGGGGCGGACCTTCACCTGATCTGCGTGCTGAACGGCGCGTTCATCTTCATGGCGGATCTCGTCAGGGCCATCGACCGACCCTTGACGCTCGACTTCCTGTCGGTCTCCAGCTACGGGTCGCGCACCGAGTCCAGCGGCGAGGTGCGCTTGGTGAAGGACCTCGAGCAGAGCCTCAAGGGCCGGAGCGTGGTGTTGGTGGAGGACATCGTCGACACGGGCCTGACCATGCAGTACCTCCTTTCTTACCTGCATGGGCGGGCGCCCCGGTCGGTGAAGGTCGCCACGCTGCTGAGCAAGCCCTCGCGGCGCAAGGTGGAAGTGCCCATCGATTACGTCGGCTTCACCATCGACGATGCCTTCGTCTACGGCTTCGGCCTCGACGTCGACCACCGCCTGCGTAACCTGCCGTTCGTCACGAGCCAAGGGACCTGA
- a CDS encoding pseudouridine synthase — protein sequence MSAKRPPRRGPPTSKPTQRTKRKGTTTGASEEGAGAGRRQRPAAPSSPLAGERVQRLIARAGVASRRKAEELITARRVKINGRVAELGDRALPGDDVRVDGKQLHVSDDHVTYVLNKPAGYVTTARDERGRATVFDLLPPTPGLHSVGRLDRESEGLLVLTTDGDLTLKLTHPRYELEKEYRVWTKQGRVDPAALKRLLGGVELEDGHAAAKSARPAPGGAYVVLTEGRKREVRRLFKALGYSVERLVRVRAGGLKLGDLAVGGFRELTPKELRALGYNPDERS from the coding sequence ATGAGCGCGAAGCGGCCGCCGCGACGGGGGCCTCCCACGAGCAAACCAACACAGCGGACCAAGCGCAAGGGGACCACCACCGGGGCCTCCGAGGAAGGTGCCGGGGCCGGGCGCCGGCAGCGGCCCGCGGCGCCCTCGAGCCCCCTAGCGGGCGAGCGCGTCCAGCGCTTGATCGCGCGGGCCGGCGTGGCGAGCCGCCGCAAGGCCGAGGAACTCATCACGGCCCGCCGCGTCAAGATCAACGGCCGCGTGGCGGAGCTGGGCGACCGCGCCCTGCCCGGCGACGACGTACGTGTAGACGGCAAGCAGTTGCACGTGAGCGACGACCACGTGACCTACGTCCTCAACAAGCCGGCGGGCTACGTGACGACGGCGCGAGACGAGCGGGGCCGGGCCACGGTCTTCGACCTCCTGCCCCCGACCCCCGGGCTGCACTCGGTGGGCCGCCTGGACCGCGAGTCCGAAGGGCTGCTGGTCCTCACCACCGATGGCGACCTCACGCTCAAGCTCACCCATCCGCGTTACGAGCTGGAGAAGGAGTACCGCGTCTGGACCAAGCAGGGTCGGGTGGACCCGGCCGCCCTGAAGCGACTCTTAGGCGGGGTGGAACTCGAAGACGGCCACGCCGCCGCCAAGAGCGCCAGGCCCGCTCCAGGTGGCGCTTACGTGGTATTGACCGAAGGTCGCAAGCGCGAGGTCAGGCGGCTCTTCAAGGCGCTCGGTTACTCGGTCGAGAGGCTGGTTCGTGTGCGTGCGGGCGGTCTGAAGCTGGGCGATCTGGCGGTAGGGGGCTTCCGGGAGTTGACGCCCAAGGAGCTGCGCGCGCTTGGGTATAATCCCGACGAGCGGAGCTGA
- a CDS encoding thioesterase family protein codes for MSDSVSALDSTLRSIIEDVIPFNRHLGVKVEEIDRAGNRVSLAMPVQDAHIGNVVRRMPHGGVVAALVDAAAGAAAALTLDDLSRAPSVATIDMRVDFVRPGRGASLRADAEVMRSGRSVIVVRTEVFDDDGTLLALGSSAFTVERGGRAE; via the coding sequence ATGTCGGATTCCGTGAGTGCCCTCGACTCTACGCTGCGCTCCATCATCGAGGACGTCATCCCTTTCAACCGCCACCTGGGCGTGAAGGTCGAGGAGATCGACCGGGCCGGCAACCGCGTGAGCCTGGCGATGCCGGTGCAGGACGCGCACATCGGTAACGTGGTGAGGCGCATGCCGCATGGCGGGGTGGTGGCCGCCCTCGTCGACGCCGCCGCCGGGGCCGCCGCGGCCCTCACCCTCGACGACCTCTCCCGGGCGCCCAGCGTCGCGACCATCGACATGCGGGTGGATTTCGTGAGGCCCGGGCGAGGCGCCTCGCTCAGGGCCGACGCCGAGGTCATGCGCAGCGGCCGCAGCGTGATCGTCGTGCGCACGGAAGTGTTCGACGACGACGGCACGCTGCTGGCTCTGGGCTCGAGCGCGTTCACCGTCGAGCGCGGCGGCCGCGCCGAGTGA
- a CDS encoding aminopeptidase has protein sequence MSDRYAKLLVEYCLNVQPGDDVLLQVETGALSLARALTRRVLAAGAEPHLRLAYPELAADIMELASDALLASPPQVQLEEIRRMDGYVRVSAPSNSHHLQGVDSSRVTAWSKRMQDVTRHRVASTRWVGTLYPTSAAAQSAGMSTDAYEKFVFGAMFLHDPDPAQRWRELGAAQQRWVDRLERAGEVRIEGPGTDLRLSVAGRKWVNSDGKRNMPSGEVFTGPIEDSAEGTIHFAIPSSVAGTVVEGVTLRFEAGKVVEATARQGQAVLDAQLNTDPGARFLGELGIGTNPHITFPTLQTLFDEKILGTIHLALGSSYAETGGVNRSGVHWDLVCDLRSEGSVALDGEPFLAGGKLVG, from the coding sequence ATGAGCGACCGGTACGCCAAGCTGCTGGTCGAGTACTGCCTGAACGTACAGCCGGGGGACGACGTCTTGCTCCAGGTAGAGACCGGCGCGCTGTCGCTGGCGCGGGCACTCACCCGCCGCGTGCTCGCGGCGGGCGCCGAGCCCCACCTGCGGCTCGCGTACCCCGAGCTGGCGGCCGACATCATGGAGCTGGCCTCGGACGCGCTGCTCGCGTCTCCACCGCAGGTGCAGCTCGAGGAGATAAGGCGTATGGACGGCTACGTGCGGGTATCGGCCCCGTCCAACTCGCACCACCTTCAAGGCGTCGACTCGAGCCGCGTGACGGCGTGGAGCAAGCGCATGCAGGACGTGACCCGCCACCGCGTGGCGAGTACACGCTGGGTCGGAACGCTATATCCGACCAGCGCGGCCGCGCAGTCCGCCGGCATGAGCACGGACGCCTACGAGAAGTTCGTGTTCGGCGCCATGTTCCTCCACGACCCCGACCCCGCCCAGCGCTGGCGCGAGCTGGGTGCGGCGCAGCAGCGCTGGGTCGACCGCCTCGAGCGCGCCGGCGAGGTGAGGATCGAGGGGCCCGGCACCGACCTGCGCTTAAGCGTCGCGGGCCGCAAGTGGGTCAACTCGGACGGCAAACGCAACATGCCTTCGGGCGAGGTGTTCACCGGGCCCATCGAGGATTCCGCCGAGGGCACGATCCACTTCGCCATCCCATCGAGCGTGGCGGGCACGGTGGTCGAAGGCGTAACGCTGCGCTTCGAGGCAGGCAAGGTGGTCGAGGCCACGGCCCGCCAGGGTCAGGCGGTGCTCGACGCGCAGCTGAACACCGACCCCGGCGCGAGGTTCCTGGGCGAGCTTGGCATAGGCACCAACCCGCACATCACGTTCCCCACGCTACAGACTCTCTTCGACGAGAAGATCCTCGGCACCATCCACCTCGCCCTCGGATCCTCGTACGCGGAAACGGGCGGGGTGAACAGGAGTGGCGTCCATTGGGACCTCGTCTGCGACCTCCGCTCAGAGGGCAGCGTCGCGCTCGACGGCGAGCCGTTCCTGGCGGGCGGCAAGCTGGTCGGTTGA
- the glyS gene encoding glycine--tRNA ligase subunit beta, which translates to MADLLFEIGTEELPSWYVKSGGEALVVLLTQRLAAAELAPTGASGYATPRRLAVWARGLPASTPKRTVERRGPPASVAFDESGAPTKAALAFAAKNGVDQGALELRKDEKGEYVYAHVTVGGEAAAAVLPELLAGVVKDLPAPRKMRWGDEPTPFIRPVAWLLALLGDEVIPVAAAGVRAGAITRGHRFMAEGEFGVKSAADYAPALAERFVMADRAARREATWLAVQAAADEQGLSVTEDDALLDEVTDLVESPFAVLGSFASGYLQLPEEVLATVMIKHQRFFPTRDASGRLAAAFVGVSNTSVPDVAVVRQGYEQVLAGRLYDARFFWTSDRRKSLSQHAWGLSGIAFQQELGSMADKTARVGETVGQLLDALDLEQKEAYAATQALPIFRADLATEMIFEFPELEGVMARAYALAEGLPAATAEALLGGVSPRTHEDDVPATAAGAVLALADRVDKLIGFFALGKRPSGSADPFALRRDGLAVARVLNARGWPLRLTTLVEAGSAAYAAGPVTASTDVQQAVVEFVWDRVASLLLDNGAPVNVVRAAIQGSVTVIGAARRVELLKALMDLEEMPALMALYKRAANLAKGEAVPVDAHAFDHPEHKLGAAVKPALFTEPQEAPLLAALPAAQRGADELLAAAKGQLPGWDLRDPAPRQLTGVADALQALIGIKAPLDDFLDGVLVMADDPDVRRNRLALLSEVVRLLRQLGDLEQLAGS; encoded by the coding sequence GTGGCTGACCTGTTGTTCGAGATCGGCACGGAGGAGCTACCCAGCTGGTACGTGAAGTCGGGCGGCGAAGCGCTGGTGGTGTTACTGACGCAGCGCCTTGCCGCCGCCGAACTCGCGCCCACCGGCGCCTCGGGCTACGCCACCCCCCGCAGGCTGGCCGTATGGGCGAGGGGCCTACCGGCCTCCACCCCCAAGCGCACGGTGGAGCGACGTGGGCCGCCGGCGAGCGTGGCCTTCGACGAATCTGGGGCCCCCACGAAGGCGGCCCTGGCCTTCGCAGCCAAGAACGGTGTCGACCAGGGGGCGTTGGAGCTTCGGAAGGATGAGAAGGGCGAGTACGTCTACGCCCACGTAACGGTCGGGGGAGAGGCCGCCGCGGCCGTTCTACCTGAACTTCTCGCCGGCGTGGTCAAGGACCTCCCGGCGCCACGGAAGATGCGCTGGGGCGACGAGCCGACCCCGTTCATCCGGCCGGTGGCCTGGCTGCTGGCGCTCCTCGGCGACGAGGTCATTCCGGTGGCAGCGGCCGGCGTCCGGGCCGGCGCAATCACTCGTGGCCACCGCTTCATGGCGGAAGGCGAGTTCGGGGTGAAGAGCGCCGCCGATTACGCGCCCGCGCTTGCGGAACGCTTCGTCATGGCCGACCGCGCGGCGCGCCGCGAAGCCACCTGGCTGGCGGTGCAGGCGGCCGCCGACGAGCAGGGCCTGAGCGTCACCGAGGACGACGCGCTGCTCGACGAGGTGACCGACCTGGTCGAGAGCCCGTTCGCGGTACTGGGGAGCTTCGCGAGCGGCTACCTGCAACTGCCCGAGGAGGTGCTGGCAACGGTGATGATCAAGCACCAGCGCTTCTTCCCCACGCGCGACGCCTCCGGGCGCCTGGCGGCCGCCTTCGTGGGCGTCTCCAACACCTCCGTGCCCGACGTGGCCGTGGTGCGGCAAGGCTACGAGCAGGTGCTCGCGGGGCGCCTCTACGACGCCCGTTTCTTCTGGACCTCCGACCGGCGCAAGAGCCTGTCGCAGCACGCCTGGGGCCTCAGCGGGATCGCCTTCCAGCAGGAACTCGGCAGCATGGCCGACAAGACCGCCCGCGTGGGCGAGACCGTCGGCCAGCTGCTCGACGCCCTCGACCTCGAGCAGAAGGAGGCCTACGCCGCAACGCAGGCCCTGCCCATCTTCCGCGCCGACCTGGCGACCGAGATGATCTTCGAGTTCCCGGAGCTCGAGGGGGTGATGGCGCGCGCCTACGCCCTCGCCGAGGGGCTCCCGGCCGCGACCGCCGAAGCGCTCCTGGGCGGCGTGAGCCCCAGGACGCACGAGGACGACGTACCCGCCACCGCCGCGGGCGCCGTGCTGGCCCTGGCCGACAGGGTCGACAAGCTGATCGGCTTCTTCGCACTGGGTAAGCGCCCGAGCGGGTCGGCCGACCCGTTCGCTCTGCGCCGCGACGGCCTGGCGGTGGCGCGGGTGCTGAACGCTCGCGGCTGGCCGTTGCGCCTGACGACCCTGGTGGAGGCGGGCTCCGCCGCCTACGCGGCCGGCCCGGTGACCGCCTCCACCGACGTGCAGCAGGCGGTAGTGGAGTTCGTCTGGGACCGGGTGGCGTCGCTCCTGCTCGACAACGGCGCCCCCGTCAACGTGGTCCGCGCCGCCATCCAGGGCTCGGTGACGGTCATAGGCGCCGCCCGCAGGGTGGAGCTACTCAAGGCGCTCATGGACCTCGAAGAGATGCCCGCCCTGATGGCGCTTTACAAGCGCGCAGCCAACCTCGCGAAGGGCGAGGCCGTGCCAGTCGACGCGCACGCCTTCGACCACCCGGAGCACAAGTTGGGCGCCGCCGTCAAGCCGGCGCTGTTCACCGAGCCGCAAGAAGCGCCGCTCCTGGCGGCGTTACCCGCCGCGCAGCGCGGCGCCGACGAACTGCTGGCCGCCGCCAAGGGCCAGCTGCCCGGCTGGGACCTGAGGGACCCCGCCCCACGCCAGCTGACGGGCGTGGCCGACGCGCTGCAGGCCCTGATAGGCATCAAGGCGCCGCTCGACGACTTCCTCGACGGCGTGCTCGTGATGGCCGACGACCCGGACGTGCGCCGAAACCGCCTGGCGCTCCTGAGCGAGGTAGTGCGCCTGCTCCGCCAACTCGGCGACCTCGAGCAACTCGCGGGTTCCTAG
- a CDS encoding glycine--tRNA ligase subunit alpha, translated as MLFQEIVARLDRYWAERGCVVAPPQDTEVGAGTFYPTTFLRSLGEEPWRVAGIAPSRRPTDGRYGDNPYRFQYFYQYQVLLKPSPADVQDLYLDSLYALGIDPKAHDIRFVEDNWESPTLGAWGLGWEVWMDGMEVTQFTYFQQVAGFDCKPVSVELTYGLERLTMYLQGKTHAFDVDYGPGVTLGDLRRDLEVQHSRYNFEESDPELQRLLFEKFELEAYRLLGKGLVYPGYEFVLRCSHAFNLLDARGVLSQTERQAFVQRVRRMAEATAKAYLRPVEQAGAEATGG; from the coding sequence ATGCTCTTCCAGGAGATAGTCGCACGCCTCGACCGCTATTGGGCGGAACGCGGCTGCGTGGTGGCCCCGCCGCAAGACACCGAGGTCGGCGCGGGCACGTTCTACCCGACCACCTTCTTGCGGTCGCTGGGCGAAGAGCCGTGGCGCGTGGCCGGCATCGCCCCGAGCCGCCGGCCGACCGACGGCCGCTACGGCGACAACCCTTACCGTTTCCAGTACTTCTACCAGTACCAGGTCCTCCTCAAGCCCTCGCCCGCCGACGTGCAAGACCTCTACCTGGACTCGCTCTACGCGCTGGGCATAGATCCCAAGGCGCACGACATCCGCTTCGTGGAGGACAACTGGGAATCGCCCACGCTGGGAGCCTGGGGGCTTGGCTGGGAGGTGTGGATGGACGGCATGGAGGTCACGCAGTTCACCTACTTCCAGCAGGTGGCGGGCTTCGACTGCAAGCCGGTCTCGGTCGAGCTGACCTACGGGCTGGAGCGCCTCACCATGTACTTGCAGGGCAAGACGCACGCGTTCGACGTGGATTACGGCCCCGGCGTCACGCTGGGAGACCTGCGGCGCGACCTCGAGGTCCAGCACTCCCGTTACAACTTCGAGGAGTCCGATCCCGAACTCCAACGCCTGCTGTTCGAGAAGTTCGAGCTGGAGGCGTACCGGCTTCTCGGCAAGGGGCTCGTCTATCCGGGCTACGAGTTCGTGCTGCGCTGTTCTCACGCCTTCAACCTGCTCGACGCCAGGGGCGTCCTCTCGCAGACCGAGCGCCAGGCGTTCGTTCAGCGCGTGAGACGCATGGCCGAGGCCACCGCCAAGGCGTACTTGCGGCCGGTCGAGCAGGCGGGAGCGGAGGCCACGGGTGGCTGA